The Salvia miltiorrhiza cultivar Shanhuang (shh) chromosome 1, IMPLAD_Smil_shh, whole genome shotgun sequence genome has a window encoding:
- the LOC131006650 gene encoding uncharacterized protein LOC131006650 — MGNSLRCCLACVLPCGALDLIRIVHLNGSVDEITGRVTAGEVLKNNPNHVLTKPCSQGMARRILILSPDSELKRGSIYFLIPSSSLPADKSKKILKKLSSSKKKSPEILVGESPEIVAPEKKQSSRRHHRSRSNAGVIWRPYLESISED, encoded by the coding sequence ATGGGAAACAGCCTAAGGTgttgtttggcatgtgttcttCCATGCGGGGCGCTAGACTTGATCCGAATAGTACACTTAAACGGGTCAGTGGATGAGATAACGGGTCGGGTCACCGCCGGCGAGGTCTTAAAGAACAACCCGAATCACGTGCTCACAAAGCCATGCTCCCAAGGCATGGCCCGCCGGATCCTGATCCTCTCGCCCGACTCGGAGCTCAAACGGGGCTCCATTTATTTCCTCATACCGTCTTCTTCCCTGCCCGCTGACAAAAGCaaaaaaatcctcaagaaaCTCAGCTCATCCAAGAAAAAGTCGCCGGAGATTCTCGTCGGCGAGTCACCGGAGATCGTCGCGCCGGAGAAGAAGCAGTCCTCGAGGCGGCACCACCGGAGCAGAAGCAATGCCGGAGTAATTTGGAGGCCCTATCTTGAGAGCATTTCTGAGGACTAA